From a single Falco peregrinus isolate bFalPer1 chromosome 10, bFalPer1.pri, whole genome shotgun sequence genomic region:
- the ALG14 gene encoding UDP-N-acetylglucosamine transferase subunit ALG14 homolog, producing MEPLRLVALLLLFLLLLLVPLGLLARRRHGRRTPPLRLLVVAGSGGHTTEILRLLSCLSESYSPRHYIFANSDKMSEAKIRSFEQKRAETFPNSQFTLDSIPRSREVRQSWTSSVVTTLHSMLYSLHLTCKWKPDLILCNGPGTCVPVCISALLLGLLGMKRAIIVYVESICRVETLSLSGKILYYFSDYFIVQWPDLKEKYPKSIYLGRIV from the exons ATGGAGCCCCTGCGGCTGGTCgccctcctgctcctcttccttctcttacTGCTCGTCCCCTTGGGGCTCCTGGCGAGGAGGCGCCACGGCCGGCGGACGCCTCCCCTCAGGCTTCTGGTGGTGGCCGGCTCCG gtGGGCACACAACAGAAATCCTGAGGTTACTTAGCTGTTTGTCAGAGTCATACTCTCCTAGACATTATATTTTTGCAAACTCAGATAAGATGAGTGAAGCTAAAATACGTTCTTTTGAACAAAAAAGGGCTGAAACATTCCCCAATTCTCAG TTCACCCTTGATAGCATTCCCAGAAGCCGTGAGGTTAGACAATCTTGGACCTCCTCAGTGGTAACAACCCTGCACTCCATGCTTTACTCCCTTCATTTGACCTGCAAATGGAAACCAGATTTG ATATTGTGCAATGGACCAGGAACATGTGTTCCTGTCTGTATATCTGCTCTTCTTCTTGGGCTTCTAGGAATGAAGAGAGCAATCATTGTGTATGTAGAGAGCATCTGCCGTGTGGAAACTTTATCCCTGTCTGGAAAGATTCTGTACTACTTTTCGGATTATTTCATCGTTCAGTGGCCTgatctaaaggaaaaatatcccAAGTCAATATATCTTGGTCGAATAGTGTAA